Proteins co-encoded in one Paracrocinitomix mangrovi genomic window:
- a CDS encoding M14 family zinc carboxypeptidase, whose translation MKKISLLLLMLLAIAPVFSQLKWSRVKVFGTNEELRKLGDLGLPVDHGELKQNTWFMTDFSELEIAELDAHNFVYEIVIDDVKAYYQSDRSEIATKGADRAACPSSTGGSSYNPTTPSNFNLGTMAGFYKYQEFIDELDDMRTQYPNLISAKSPIGSYTTVDGNSIYWVRISDNPDTDEAEEEVLYSALHHAREPASLSQLIYYMWYMLENYGTDPEVTYLIDNTEMYFVPMLNPDGYKYNELNSPNGGGMHRKNRNLVSGGSSNQGVDLNRNYGYHWNTTGVSANPGFDTWPGTGSFSEIETQAMKWFVEQREFKFAFNAHTHGNQLLYPIGWSDNEFAPHHNYFDAFTTHMVKFNGYENIKSSGLYPASGDSDDWMYTDDIGVNHDTIFAMTPECSSEGTNNDFWPPQSSIEAICKANVHMNMTLAHMPHVFGVTTPLGTSKVQDPNGYFSYNLERLGLTDGPITISMTAITGITSFGSSNVHNLNLMEIVEDSIQYTLDAGLNFGDDIIYVLETDNGTWTRKDTIYKTFGAGTALFTDDCSDLSNWTGSWSTTTEDFVSPSTCITDSPNNDYSNNQDKNITLNQSFDFGNATYAYITFNAKWQIEDNWDYVEFLASTNGGSTWTPLCGLYTNQGGSNQDVDEPLYDGFQTSWVLEEIDLTDYIGQTNVKFRFYLNTDQGVVEDGYYFDDFTVYTDATSDMGNHELTLDDISIYPNPANNNVFVKFDAGLNIQNVQITNSIGQLIVKEKVNSNYVEINTTDFAEGIYFVTVIDDQNRSITKRLSIIK comes from the coding sequence ATGAAAAAGATCAGCTTGCTACTACTAATGCTATTGGCAATTGCCCCAGTATTTTCTCAATTAAAATGGAGCCGTGTAAAAGTATTTGGCACCAATGAAGAACTCAGAAAGTTGGGTGATTTGGGTTTACCTGTTGATCATGGTGAATTGAAACAAAACACCTGGTTCATGACAGACTTTTCAGAACTGGAAATTGCCGAATTAGACGCACATAATTTCGTTTATGAAATTGTAATTGATGATGTTAAGGCATATTACCAATCTGACAGATCAGAAATTGCTACAAAAGGTGCTGATAGGGCAGCTTGCCCTTCTTCAACAGGAGGAAGCAGTTATAATCCTACAACACCTTCAAATTTTAACCTTGGTACAATGGCAGGGTTCTATAAATATCAAGAGTTTATTGATGAGTTGGACGACATGAGAACCCAATATCCTAATTTGATCTCTGCAAAATCACCAATTGGATCATATACTACTGTTGATGGTAATTCTATTTATTGGGTTAGAATTTCTGATAACCCGGATACAGATGAAGCTGAAGAAGAAGTACTTTATTCAGCTCTTCACCATGCGAGAGAACCGGCAAGTTTGTCTCAGTTGATTTACTATATGTGGTATATGTTAGAAAATTACGGTACTGATCCTGAAGTAACTTATTTGATTGACAATACTGAAATGTACTTTGTTCCTATGTTAAATCCTGATGGATACAAATACAATGAACTCAATTCTCCAAATGGTGGCGGAATGCACCGAAAAAACAGAAACTTAGTAAGTGGCGGGAGTTCTAATCAAGGAGTTGACCTCAACAGAAATTATGGTTATCACTGGAATACCACAGGAGTTTCTGCAAATCCGGGTTTTGATACATGGCCAGGGACCGGTTCTTTTTCAGAAATTGAAACTCAGGCAATGAAGTGGTTTGTTGAGCAAAGAGAATTCAAATTTGCATTCAATGCTCACACACATGGAAATCAACTTTTATATCCTATAGGTTGGTCTGACAATGAGTTTGCACCACATCACAATTATTTTGATGCTTTTACCACGCACATGGTAAAATTTAATGGATATGAGAACATTAAAAGTTCAGGATTATACCCTGCTTCTGGAGATTCTGATGATTGGATGTACACGGATGATATAGGGGTAAACCATGATACGATTTTTGCCATGACTCCTGAATGCTCAAGTGAAGGAACCAACAATGACTTTTGGCCTCCTCAATCTTCAATAGAAGCAATTTGCAAGGCCAATGTTCACATGAATATGACATTGGCTCATATGCCTCATGTTTTTGGAGTAACAACTCCACTTGGCACATCAAAAGTTCAGGATCCTAACGGTTATTTTTCGTACAATTTAGAAAGATTGGGATTGACTGATGGACCTATTACAATTAGCATGACTGCAATTACTGGGATCACAAGTTTTGGAAGTAGTAATGTGCACAATTTAAATTTGATGGAAATTGTTGAAGATTCTATTCAATACACTTTGGATGCCGGACTTAATTTTGGTGATGACATCATCTACGTATTAGAAACGGATAATGGTACTTGGACCAGAAAAGATACCATTTACAAAACTTTTGGAGCAGGAACAGCTCTATTTACTGATGATTGCTCAGACTTGTCAAACTGGACGGGAAGTTGGAGCACCACTACAGAAGATTTTGTATCTCCTAGCACTTGTATTACAGATAGTCCAAACAATGACTACTCCAACAATCAAGACAAGAACATTACTTTAAATCAATCTTTTGATTTTGGAAATGCAACCTACGCATACATCACTTTCAATGCAAAATGGCAAATTGAAGACAATTGGGATTATGTAGAATTCTTGGCTTCTACAAATGGCGGTTCTACATGGACTCCTTTATGCGGATTATATACTAATCAAGGTGGTTCAAATCAAGATGTAGATGAACCTTTATATGATGGATTTCAAACTAGTTGGGTATTGGAAGAAATAGATTTGACAGATTATATTGGACAGACAAATGTTAAATTCCGATTTTACTTAAATACTGATCAAGGTGTTGTTGAAGATGGATATTATTTTGACGATTTCACAGTTTATACAGATGCTACCAGTGATATGGGAAATCATGAACTAACATTAGATGACATCTCTATTTACCCTAACCCTGCAAACAACAATGTATTTGTGAAATTTGATGCAGGATTAAACATCCAAAATGTTCAAATTACAAATAGCATTGGACAGTTGATTGTAAAAGAAAAAGTGAATTCTAATTACGTTGAAATCAACACAACTGATTTTGCTGAGGGAATCTACTTTGTAACTGTAATTGATGACCAAAATCGCAGTATTACTAAGCGATTAAGTATCATTAAATAA
- a CDS encoding response regulator transcription factor, with protein sequence MEGLKILIVDDEPDIVEMLSYNFENEKMLVQKALNGREALEKAETFKPDVILLDVMLPDIDGIEVCERIRNIEGLKDSYVIFLSARGEDYSQVAGYKAGGDDYVVKPVRIKILKHKVAAFANRFKVGDIFFDSDISIDKEKFVVSKEGVDHVIPKKEFELLALLMSTPEKVFRREEILRDVWGDTVIGDRTIDVHVRKLREKFGDEVIQTIKGVGYKFAG encoded by the coding sequence ATGGAAGGCCTAAAAATTCTGATAGTAGACGACGAACCAGATATCGTAGAGATGTTGTCTTACAACTTTGAAAATGAAAAAATGTTAGTTCAAAAAGCACTAAACGGTAGAGAAGCGCTTGAAAAAGCAGAAACTTTTAAACCGGATGTGATTTTATTGGATGTTATGCTTCCGGATATTGATGGAATTGAAGTTTGTGAACGAATCAGAAATATTGAAGGCCTTAAAGATTCATATGTAATTTTCTTGTCTGCAAGAGGGGAAGACTATTCTCAAGTTGCAGGATACAAAGCCGGAGGAGATGATTATGTTGTAAAACCGGTACGTATAAAAATCTTAAAACATAAAGTGGCAGCTTTTGCTAATAGATTTAAAGTTGGAGATATCTTCTTTGATTCTGATATTTCAATTGACAAAGAAAAATTTGTTGTTTCCAAAGAAGGAGTTGATCACGTGATTCCTAAAAAGGAATTCGAACTACTTGCTCTATTGATGAGTACTCCGGAAAAAGTGTTTAGAAGAGAGGAAATTTTAAGAGATGTTTGGGGTGACACAGTAATAGGTGATAGAACAATAGATGTTCATGTTAGAAAATTGCGTGAAAAATTTGGAGATGAAGTTATCCAAACTATAAAAGGGGTAGGTTACAAATTTGCAGGTTAA